AACGGACCTCGCGTTGACGATTTGGTGAAAAAACCCTATAATACACAAAAAAAGGGATCCTGATCGTCGGGAAGAATCCTCTGGAGGGCCGCATGGATTTCAAGGCAGGGGATATGGCGGTGTACCCAGCGCACGGTGTCGGCATCATCGAGAAGATCGAGACGAAGTGCTTCAACGACGGCAAGAAGGAGTCGTTCTACGTACTGAGGATCCTCGACACGGGGATCACGATCATGATCCCGAAGGGAAACGCGGAACAGGTCGGGCTTCGGGCGATCATGGACGCCTCGGCGGTCCGCTCCGTCTACAAGATCCTGAGGGAGCGCGAGGTGGAGCTCGAGCCGAAGCCGTGGAACCGGAGGTACCGGATGTACATGGAAAAGCTCAAATCCGGCTCTCCCTTCGATATCGCCGAGGTGCTGCGCAACCTTCTGCTCCTGAAGACCGGGAAGGCCCTCTCCTTCGGCGAGCGCAAGATGCTCGATTCGGCGCGTTCCCTGCTCGTGAAAGAGATCTCCATCGCGAAATCCGTCACGGAGGATGCCGTCGAGGCGGACCTTCGCCGTTTCCTGAACCTGTAGGGAAACGGGCGTCTTCGAGGCGTGTCGGTCGGTACGGTCGTCATCGTCGTCGCTGGCGGAACGGGGCGCCGGATGGGGTCCGTCGTTCCGAAGCAGTTTCTCTCCGTCGGCGGCAGGTCCCTCCTGGACCGGACGCTTTCCTCCGTTTCCGCATCCTCCAGCATCGACGCGATCGTCCTCGTCCTTCCGGCGGATTCCCCACCCGAATCGAAAGAGGCGTACCGGAAGTTTCCGAAGGTGATTTCCGTGGTCGATGGCGGTGCGGAGCGTCGGGATTCGGTACGGAATGCCCTTGACGTCGTCCCCCCGGAAACCTCGATCCTCCTCGTGCACGACGCGGTCCGCCCCTTCGCGACCCCCGGCCTCTTCGACCGGTGCGCGGAGCAGGCCCGCCTCCACGGAGCGGCGGTCCCGGTGATCCCCATCCGGGACACGGTGAAGACGTGGGACAAGGCGGCGGGCGCCCTCGTTACGCGGGACCGGTCCGGGTTCCTCCGCGCGCAGACCCCGCAGGGGTTCCGCGCCGGGATCCTCCGGGAGGCGTACGATCTCGCCGCGCGCGAGGGACGCGCCGGAACCGACGACGCTTCCCTCGTCGAGGCGGCGGGCCATCGGGTCGCCGCCATTCCCGGCGAGGACGCCAATATCAAGATCACGCTTCCCGAGGACCTGCGAATGGCGGCGGGGCTCCTGTCCGGAGAGCCCGATTTCCGGGTCGGGCTCGGGGGGGACGCCCACCGCCTCGTGCCGGGGCGGGAACTGTGGCTGGGGGGGGTGCGGGTCGACCACCCGCTGGGACTCCTCGGCCACTCCGACGGCGACGTTCTACTGCACGCCGTGGCCGACGCGATCTACGGGGCGATGGGAGACCGCGACATCGGTTTTTACTTTCCGCCCGACAGGGAAGAAACCCGCGGGATCTCGAGCCGATCGATCCTCGCCCACGCCCGGGGAAGGATGGCGGTCCACGGGTTCGGCATCCTCGGGCTGGACGCCGTGGTGGTCTGCGAGGCCCCACGGATCGCCCCGCTGGCGGACGCGCTTCGCGCCTCCATCGCGGAGATGCTGTCGGCGCCGGAGGACCGGGTGAGCGTGAAGGGGAAGACGACGGAAGGGATGGGGTTCGAGGGGCGGGGCGAAGGGATCTCCGCCTGGGCGGTGGCCCTGCTCCGGGGGGCGCGTCCGGAAAACGGCGGAGGTGCGGCGGGATGACGCTTTCGGTGTTCAACACGATGGGGAACCGGAAGGAGCCTTTCGTCCCGCTCGTCCCCGGCAAGGTCCGCATGTACGTGTGCGGCGTCACGGTGTACGACCTGTGCCACATCGGGCACGCCCGCGCCAACGTGGCGTTCGACATCATCGTCCGCTATCTCCGGTACTCCGGGTACGACGTCACCTACATCCGGAACTTCACCGACATCGACGACAAGATCCTCCGGCGGGCGGCGCAGGAGGGGAGCGATTACCTCGCCGTCTCCACGAAATACATCCGGGCGTTCCACGACGATTTCGACCGTTTGGGGCTCCTTCGTCCCGACGCCGAGCCGAAGGCCACGGAACATATCCCCGAGATCGTCGCCCTCATCGGGCGTCTTGTCCGGGAAAGAAAGGCGTACGAGGTTGGCGGCGACGTCTACTATTCGGTGAAGGGGTTCCCGGGGTACGGCAAGCTGTCCGGGAAGAACGTCGACGACCTGCGCTCCGGGGCGCGCGTCGACGTGGACGAGCGGAAGAACGATCCCCTGGATTTCGCCCTCTGGAAAGCGTCGAAGCCGGGGGAGCCCGCGTGGGAAAGCCCATGGGGCCCCGGGCGCCCCGGATGGCACATCGAGTGCTCCGCCATGTCGATGAAACATCTGGGCGAGACGTTCGACATCCACGGCGGGGGAAAGGACCTCGTCTTCCCGCACCACGAGAACGAGATCGCGCAGTCCGAGGCGGCGACGGGGAAGCCGTTCGCCCGCTACTGGCTCCACAACGGGTTCGTCAACATCAACAACGAGAAGATGAGCAAGTCGCGGGGGAACTTCTTCACCTTGCGGGACGTGCTGGCGCAGGTCAAGCCGGAGGTGCTCCGTTTCTTCCTCGCCTCGAGCCACTACCGGAGCCCGATCGACTACTCCGACCAGAGCCTCACCGAGGCGAAGGCGGGTCTGGACCGGCTCTACCGCGTCAAGGAGAAGGCGGAGGCGTGCCGTGCGGCCGGTGC
This window of the Deltaproteobacteria bacterium CG2_30_66_27 genome carries:
- a CDS encoding cysteine--tRNA ligase translates to MTLSVFNTMGNRKEPFVPLVPGKVRMYVCGVTVYDLCHIGHARANVAFDIIVRYLRYSGYDVTYIRNFTDIDDKILRRAAQEGSDYLAVSTKYIRAFHDDFDRLGLLRPDAEPKATEHIPEIVALIGRLVRERKAYEVGGDVYYSVKGFPGYGKLSGKNVDDLRSGARVDVDERKNDPLDFALWKASKPGEPAWESPWGPGRPGWHIECSAMSMKHLGETFDIHGGGKDLVFPHHENEIAQSEAATGKPFARYWLHNGFVNINNEKMSKSRGNFFTLRDVLAQVKPEVLRFFLASSHYRSPIDYSDQSLTEAKAGLDRLYRVKEKAEACRAAGASPSPLPPGEEVAPLLSAPARFAEAMDDDFNTAAAMGRLFDAVRALNRLTPEKPAGERAGRFLAGYDLLDPLFAVLGLLRAPSAEHFRGAGAAGKMGEGEILAGIEARRAARAAKQYGDADRIRKDLEAAGVLLEDGKSGTTWKYKE
- a CDS encoding CarD family transcriptional regulator yields the protein MDFKAGDMAVYPAHGVGIIEKIETKCFNDGKKESFYVLRILDTGITIMIPKGNAEQVGLRAIMDASAVRSVYKILREREVELEPKPWNRRYRMYMEKLKSGSPFDIAEVLRNLLLLKTGKALSFGERKMLDSARSLLVKEISIAKSVTEDAVEADLRRFLNL